One genomic region from Buteo buteo chromosome 12, bButBut1.hap1.1, whole genome shotgun sequence encodes:
- the NFU1 gene encoding NFU1 iron-sulfur cluster scaffold homolog, mitochondrial isoform X2: MDFFASGLPVVTDEAPRTDTAASEEDDEVVLMIKELLDTRIRPTVQEDGGDVIYKGFEDGIVQLKLQGSCTSCPSSIITLKNGIQNMLQFYIPEVEGVEQVVDDDDDLEKEANST; the protein is encoded by the exons ATGGATTTCTTTGCGTCTGGCCTACCTGTAGTTACTGACGAGGCACCTAGGACAGATACAG ctGCATCAGAAGAAGATGATGAAGTTGTACTGATGATTAAAGAACTGCTGGATACAAGAATCAG GCCGACAGTGCAAGAAGATGGTGGTGATGTTATTTATAAAGGCTTTGAGGATGGGATTGTGCAGCTGAAGTTGCAGGGTTCATGCACCAGCTGTCCCAGTTCCATCATCACCTTGAAGAACGGTATACAGAACATGCTCCAGTTCTACATCCCTGAAGTAGAAGGCGTGGAACAG GTTGTTGACGATGATGATGACCTGGAGAAAGAAGCAAATTCTACCTGA